One genomic segment of Tripterygium wilfordii isolate XIE 37 chromosome 9, ASM1340144v1, whole genome shotgun sequence includes these proteins:
- the LOC120005009 gene encoding beta-galactosidase-like, translating into MAESQNIGVPWIMCQQNDAPQPMINTCNGWYCDSFEPNSPTSPKMWTENWTGWFKSWGGKDPHRTAEDLAFSVARFFQRGGTFQNYYMYHGGTNFGRTAGGPYITTSYDYDAPLDEFGNLNQPKWGHLKQLHDMLHSMENTLTNGNISTIDFGNSVTATVYATEEESSCFLGNANETSDATIDFQGNTYTVPAWSVTLLPDCKTEEYNTARVNTQTSIMVKQASKAEEEPSSLKWSWRPEDTAKTVLLGQGHVVANQIIDQKAATNDASDYLWYMTSVNLAKDDPVWSDNMTLRVNGSGHMLHAYVNGDYLGSQWAKYGVFNYVFEQAIKLKSGSNVISLLSATIGLQNYGAYFDLIQSGIIGPVELVSHKGDETISKDLSAHKWSYKIGLNGLEGKLYNSPSNWQSEALPTEKMMTWYKATFEAPLGKDPVVVNLEGMGKGLAWVNGHSIGRYWPSYIAEEDGCSVDLCDYRGPYDNNKCVTNCGSPTQSWYHVPRSFLEDDINTLVLFEELGGNPSHVNFQTVTTGTVCGNAYESKTLQLSCQNRPISAIKFASFGNPEGVCGSFAKGDCEGSNDALSIIQQLCVGKEACSIEVSESVFGSTTGCAKNRRLAVEAVC; encoded by the exons ATGGCTGAATCACAAAATATTGGAGTTCCATGGATCATGTGTCAACAAAACGATGCTCCACAACCAATG atcaacacatgcaatggatgGTATTGTGATTCATTTGAACCAAATAGTCCTACTAGTCCTAAAATGTGGACTGAAAATTGGACTGGTTG gtttAAGAGCTGGGGTGGCAAAGACCCACATAGGACTGCTGAGGATTTGGCATTTTCAGTTGCAAGATTTTTCCAAAGAGGAGGAACATTCCAAAACTACTACATG TATCATGGTGGGACAAATTTTGGAAGAACAGCTGGTGGTCCATATATCACAACTTCCTATGATTATGATGCACCTCTTGATGAATTTG GCAATTTGAATCAACCCAAATGGGGACATTTGAAACAACTTCATGATATGTTACATTCCATGGAAAATACCCTCACAAATGGAAATATCTCTACCATTGATTTTGGAAATTCTGTGACA GCCACTGTGTATGCAACTGAGGAAGAGTCAAGCTGCTTTCTGGGTAATGCAAATGAGACTTCAGATGCAACAATTGACTTCCAAGGCAATACTTACACTGTGCCTGCATGGTCAGTCACTCTTCTCCCAGATTGCAAAACTGAAGAATACAACACTGCAAGG GTGAACACTCAAACATCAATAATGGTGAAACAAGCAAGCAAAGCAGAAGAAGAGCCAAGTTCTCTTAAATGGTCATGGAGGCCTGAAGATACAGCCAAGACTGTACTTCTTGGACAGGGACATGTGGTTGCTAACCAAATAATTGATCAAAAAGCTGCTACTAATGACGCCAGTGATTATTTGTGGTACATGACAAg TGTGAACCTTGCCAAAGATGATCCAGTTTGGAGCGATAATATGACACTTAGGGTTAATGGCAGCGGCCACATGCTCCATGCTTATGTTAATGGAGATTATCTTG gTTCTCAGTGGGCCAAATATGGAGTTTTCAACTATGTGTTCGAACAAGCTATCAAGTTGAAATCAGGAAGCAATGTGATTTCATTGCTTAGTGCTACTATTGGCTTACag AACTATGGTGCCTATTTTGATTTGATACAAAGTGGAATTATTGGTCCAGTTGAGTTGGTTAGTCATAAAGGTGATGAGACAATATCCAAAGATCTCTCTGCTCACAAATGGTCTTACAAGATTGGTTTGAATGGCTTAGAAGGCAAACTCTATAATTCTCCTTCTAACTGGCAATCAGAGGCTCTTCCCACCGAGAAGATGATGACTTGGTACAAG gCCACATTTGAAGCTCCATTAGGAAAAGACCCAGTTGTGGTAAATCTTGAAGGGATGGGAAAGGGTCTGGCTTGGGTCAATGGACATAGCATTGGACGATACTGGCCAAGTTATATTGCTGAAGAAGATGGTTGCAGCGtagatttatgtgattatcgtGGTCCTTATGACAACAACAAATGTGTCACCAACTGTGGTTCACCGACCCAGTCATGGTACCATGTTCCAAGATCATTCCTTGAAGATGATATCAACACATTGGTTTTGTTCGAAGAGCTTGGTGGAAACCCATCTCATGTAAATTTCCAAACTGTGACCACTGGAACTGTTTGTGGAAATGCCTATGAGAGCAAGACTCTGCAATTATCATGCCAAAATCGCCCAATTTCAGCAATCAAGTTTGCAAGTTTTGGAAATCCTGAAGGAGTTTGTGGATCTTTCGCCAAGGGAGATTGCGAAGGAAGCAACGATGCATTGTCGATTATTCAGCAGTTATGTGTTGGAAAGGAAGCTTGTTCGATTGAAGTTTCTGAAAGTGTTTTTGGTTCCACCACCGGTTGCGCCAAGAACAGAAGACTGGCTGTGGAAGCTGTCTGCTAg
- the LOC120005026 gene encoding calcium-binding protein KRP1-like, with product MASENGVVFEDFFPAMMEKLGTDGFMKELCNGFRLLVDEEKGVITFESLKRESGLLGLKDMSDEEVMCMIREGDLDGDGGLNEMEFCTLMFRLSPALMKDSTQLLAEAISFDESRLFM from the coding sequence ATGGCATCGGAAAATGGGGTTGTGTTCGAGGATTTCTTTCCTGCAATGATGGAGAAGTTAGGGACTGATGGGTTCATGAAGGAGTTGTGCAATGGGTTTCGATTGTTGGTGGATGAAGAGAAGGGAGTTATCACGTTCGAGAGCTTGAAGAGGGAGTCTGGGTTGTTGGGTTTGAAAGACATGAGTGATGAAGAGGTAATGTGCATGATTAGGGAAGGTGATTTGGATGGTGATGGAGGTTTGAATGAGATGGAGTTCTGTACTCTCATGTTTAGGTTGAGTCCTGCCTTGATGAAGGACTCAACACAATTGTTGGCTGAGGCCATTAGTTTTGATGAAAGTAGGTTATTTATGTGA
- the LOC120006377 gene encoding B-box zinc finger protein 32-like, whose translation MTKCELCNSSAKMYCESDQARLCWDCDAKVHGANFLVAKHSRTLLCHLCHSYTPWAGSGPKLTPTVSVCSSCINSCNGTQEIVDVEERQTDGDTDIEGDDEEEDEDSVISADEEEDDEEEDNQVVPGSSMPVPVDSDFSSSGDCPDSDEGAS comes from the coding sequence ATGACCAAGTGCGAGCTCTGCAACTCCTCTGCTAAGATGTATTGTGAATCAGATCAAGCAAGGCTTTGTTGGGACTGTGATGCTAAGGTTCATGGTGCAAACTTTCTTGTGGCCAAGCATTCAAGGACTCTGCTCTGCCACCTCTGTCACTCTTACACGCCCTGGGCTGGTTCCGGTCCGAAGCTGACTCCTACAGTTTCAGTATGCAGCAGCTGTATCAATAGCTGTAATGGCACACAAGAAATTGTGGATGTTGAGGAAAGACAAACTGATGGAGATACAGATATAGAAGgtgatgatgaggaggaggacGAAGACAGCGTTATTAGTGccgacgaagaagaagatgatgaagaggagGACAATCAGGTGGTTCCGGGGTCGTCAATGCCGGTTCCTGTGGATTCGGATTTCTCTAGTAGTGGAGATTGTCCTGACAGTGATGAAGGAGCTTCTTAA